Proteins found in one Zea mays cultivar B73 chromosome 1, Zm-B73-REFERENCE-NAM-5.0, whole genome shotgun sequence genomic segment:
- the LOC100272324 gene encoding uncharacterized LOC100272324 — MAAADGRSGDFRVRGGSVGGRIDRLVVENFKSYKGEQTIGPFVDFTAIIGPNGAGKSNLMDAISFVLGVRSTHLRGAQLKDLIYALDDRDKEAKGRKASVRLFYCQPNQEELCFTRSITGAGGSEYRIDRNQVTWDVYNAKLRSLGILVKARNFLVFQGDVESIASKNPKELTALLEQISGSDELRREYDELEEQKARAEEKSALVYQEKRTIVMERKQKKVQKEEAEKHLRLQQDLKLLKTEHYLWQLYTIEKDIEKIEAELVEDRESLQQVQEENRSSDYELTAKKKEQSAFLKKITLSEKSITKKKLELDKKQPELLKLKEQISRLKSKIKSCKKEIDKKKDDHKKHLGELRRLQSDLVEVTEAIEELNEQGQDTSGKLLLADDQLQEYHRM, encoded by the exons ATGGCGGCAGCGGATGGGCGCAGCGGCGACTTCCGGGTCAGGGGTGGCAGCGTTGGGGGTCGGATCGACCGACTGGTGGTGGAGAACTTCAAGTCGTACAAGGGTGAGCAGACGATTGGGCCTTTCGTCGACTTCACAGCCATCATCGGCCCTAACGGCGCCGGCAAGTCCAACCTGATGGACGCCATCAGCTTCGTGCTGGGCGTGCGCTCAACGCACCTTCGAGGCGCGCAGCTCAAGGACCTCATTTACGCCCTCGACGACCGCGACAAGGAGGCCAAGGGCCGCAAGGCTTCCGTCCGCCTCTTCTACTGCCAACCCAACCAGGAGGAGCTCTGCTTCACCCGCAGCATCACCGGCGCCGGCGGCAGTGAGTACCGCATCGACCGCAACCAAGTCACCTGGGACGTCTACAACGCCAAGCTCAGGTCCCTCGGCATCCTCGTCAAGGCCCGCAACTTCCTCGTCTTTCAG GGTGATGTAGAATCCATTGCCTCCAAGAACCCCAAGGAGCTCACCGCTCTCCTGGAGCAGATCTCAGGCTCTGATGAGCTTAGGAGGGAGTATGACGAGCTGGAGGAGCAGAAAGCCAGGGCCGAAGAGAAGTCTGCTCTTGTGTATCAAGAGAAAAGGACCATTGTCATGGAGCGGAAGCAGAAGAAGGTGCAAAAAGAGGAGGCAGAGAAGCATCTACGCCTTCAACAGGACCTG AAACTGTTGAAGACAGAGCATTACCTTTGGCAACTCTATACCATCGAAAAAGACATAGAGAAAATTGAAGCTGAGCTTGTGGAGGATAGAGAATCTCTTCAGCAAGTGCAGGAAGAGAATCGATCCAGTGACTATGAACTGACTGCAAAAAAGAAGGAGCAAAGTGCATTtctcaagaaaatcacattgtctGAGAAAAGCATAACCAAGAAAAAGCTTGAACTCGACAAGAAG CAACCTGAGCTTCTTAAATTAAAAGAGCAAATATCTCGTCTCAAATCAAAAATCAAAAGTTGCAAGAAAGAGATTGACAAAAAGAAGGATGATCACAAAAAACATCTTGGAGAGCTGAGAAGGCTGCAAAGTGATCTGGTTGAGGTCACAGAAGCTATTGAGGAATTGAATGAGCAAGGACAAGATACAAGTGGAAAACTGTTATTAGCCGACGACCAACTCCAGGAGTATCATAGAATGTGA
- the LOC100277273 gene encoding uncharacterized protein LOC100277273 — protein sequence MAASTARWQLLAGQVKRQASGFLQDKYKQARLALGDVTPAELLAQEATNNEPCVPDAKTLACIADAAFDMDDLWRIAKVLHQRLSRAADWKEWRPVYKALVVLEFLLTHGPEDLPREFLADVRAMHDLRSFHYVDDKGFDWGACMQRRTDSVLSLLTDADRLREARRRVSHEVHGGGGGFGSPTSSSSPSSASSSASSRTSRTWSFGGGSHYSDSPTMCLTCAPDADYRHDKKCDAYTADDDCWAASSNYKSGSRWAATVDEGDGEDQQQHQGLMDDAWDAHSVKDSTSGTWSARLLGSLSLSTSRASGFQSLSQPEQRRTTKKLQGQLQCQVSADYSRP from the exons ATGGCCGCAAGCACGGCGCGGTGGCAGCTGCTGGCCGGCCAGGTGAAACGGCAGGCGTCGGGGTTCCTGCAGGACAAGTACAAGCAGGCGAGGCTGGCGCTGGGCGACGTGACGCCGGCAGAGCT GCTGGCCCAGGAGGCCACCAACAACGAGCCTTGCGTCCCCGACGCCAAGACGCTGGCGTGCATCGCAGACGCCGCCTTCGACATGGACGACCTGTGGAGGATCGCCAAGGTGCTGCACCAGAGGCTGAGCCGCGCCGCCGACTGGAAGGAGTGGCGCCCCGTGTACAAGGCGCTGGTGGTGCTGGAGTTCCTGCTGACCCACGGCCCCGAGGACCTGCCCCGCGAGTTCCTGGCGGACGTGCGCGCCATGCACGACCTCCGCAGCTTCCACTACGTGGACGACAAGGGCTTCGACTGGGGCGCCTGCATGCAGCGCCGGACCGACAGCGTCCTGTCGCTGCTCACGGACGCCGACCGCCTCAGGGAGGCGCGGCGCAGGGTCTCCCACGAGGtgcacggcggcggcgggggcTTCGGCAGCCCGACGTCGTCGTCCTCCCCGTCCTCGGCGTCGTCCTCCGCCTCCTCCAGGACCTCGCGCACCTGGTCCTTCGGCGGCGGCTCCCACTACTCCGACAGCCCTACCATGTGCCTCACCTGCGCCCCCGACGCCGACTACCGCCACGACAAAAAATGCGACGCCTACACGGCCGACGACGACTGTTGGGCCGCCTCGTCGAATTACAAGAGCGGCAGCAGGTGGGCAGCCACAGTGGACGAAGGCGACGGCGAGGACCAGCAGCAGCACCAGGGGCTCATGGACGACGCCTGGGACGCCCACTCGGTGAAGGACAGCACCAGCGGCACATGGTCCGCCAGGTTGCTCGGTTCCTTGTCCTTGAGCACCAGCAGGGCCTCAGGCTTCCAGAGTCTGTCGCAACCGGAGCAGCGAAGGACAACCAAGAAGCTGCAGGGGCAGCTACAGTGCCAGGTTTCCGCCGATTATTCACGGCCTTGA
- the LOC100276220 gene encoding uncharacterized protein isoform X1 codes for MARCRHHLLLLSVLLALAAAAAAQSHGKASAVFIDASSHRYLRDQQADHQDASMSLNEVSAVVSVLLGFAPSTSLPAISSSKLNKVLLPNPFDRPRAVFLVQIDGFNVPSFVSEGSNIFKTRIEGANIADTGLTDKDDLIVIHSDESLDLSRSDYLDNELSSLANWLEGSYQKSTGKLVIPLENGNSLTLQLDKEADKEFMSSLASLLKTIERAIQVHEDFSGVVNPAELLECHFTGLKALENEYGSGEIVKQGTEIVQRAVTKSFQSLHEAYKGKIVGLVISTNEAPSSLGSIIDAPSSLHISRRLEEASKTTDIASVVLVRKSLAWITGIILLVSTLIGVCLLMNMPLTRDTLLYSNVKID; via the exons ATGGCACGCTGCCGCCATCACCTCCTCCTCCTTTCCGTCTTACTTGccttggctgctgctgctgcg GCGCAGAGTCATGGAAAAGCCTCCGCCGTCTTCATCGATGCCTCGTCGCACCGCTACCTTCGGGACCAGCAAGCCGACCACCAG GACGCTTCAATGTCGTTAAATGAAGTTTCTGCGGTTGTTTCTGTCTTGCTTGGTTTCGCACCGTCAACATCCCTACCAGCTATTTCTTCTTCGAAG TTGAACAAAGTTCTTCTTCCTAATCCATTTGATAGACCGCGTGCTGTTTTCCTCGTGCAAATTGATGGGTTCAATG TTCCTAGCTTCGTATCTGAAGGCAGCAACATTTTCAAGACCAGGATTGAAGGTGCAAACATCGCTGATACAGGGCTTACAG ATAAGGATGACTTAATTGTCATTCATTCAGATGAATCTCTAGATCTCTCTCGATCAGATTATCTTGATAATGAACTTTCCAGCTTG GCAAACTGGTTGGAGGGATCTTATCAGAAGTCTACCGGCAAACTAGTCATTCCCTTGGAGAATGGAAACAGTCTTACTTTGCAACTTGATAAG GAAGCAGACAAGGAATTCATGTCCAGCTTGGCTTCCCTTCTTAAGACTATTGAAAGGGCGATCCAGGTTCATGAAGATTTCTCAGGTGTCGTGAACCCTGCAGAGTTATTAGAATGTCACTTCACAGGGTTGAAG GCTCTGGAGAATGAATATGGTTCTGGTGAAATTGTTAAGCAGGGAACAGAAATAGTTCAGAGAGCTGTCACCAAATCATTCCAGTCCCTACATGAAGCATACAAAG GGAAAATTGTTGGGCTGGTAATATCCACAAATGAGGCTCCATCATCCTTAGGATCCATAATTGACGCACCATCTTCACTGCACATTTCAAGACGGCTAGAAGAAGCAAGCAAGACTACAGACATAGCCTCTGTCGTACTTGTTCGAAAGAGCTTGGCATGGATTACAGGGATCATCCTGCTTGTTTCAACTCTCATAGGG GTTTGCTTGCTTATGAACATGCCACTTACCAGGGACACCCTCCTGTACTCGAATGTCAAGATCGATTAG
- the LOC100276220 gene encoding uncharacterized protein LOC100276220 precursor produces MARCRHHLLLLSVLLALAAAAARQAQSHGKASAVFIDASSHRYLRDQQADHQDASMSLNEVSAVVSVLLGFAPSTSLPAISSSKLNKVLLPNPFDRPRAVFLVQIDGFNVPSFVSEGSNIFKTRIEGANIADTGLTDKDDLIVIHSDESLDLSRSDYLDNELSSLANWLEGSYQKSTGKLVIPLENGNSLTLQLDKEADKEFMSSLASLLKTIERAIQVHEDFSGVVNPAELLECHFTGLKALENEYGSGEIVKQGTEIVQRAVTKSFQSLHEAYKGKIVGLVISTNEAPSSLGSIIDAPSSLHISRRLEEASKTTDIASVVLVRKSLAWITGIILLVSTLIGVCLLMNMPLTRDTLLYSNVKID; encoded by the exons ATGGCACGCTGCCGCCATCACCTCCTCCTCCTTTCCGTCTTACTTGccttggctgctgctgctgcg CGGCAGGCGCAGAGTCATGGAAAAGCCTCCGCCGTCTTCATCGATGCCTCGTCGCACCGCTACCTTCGGGACCAGCAAGCCGACCACCAG GACGCTTCAATGTCGTTAAATGAAGTTTCTGCGGTTGTTTCTGTCTTGCTTGGTTTCGCACCGTCAACATCCCTACCAGCTATTTCTTCTTCGAAG TTGAACAAAGTTCTTCTTCCTAATCCATTTGATAGACCGCGTGCTGTTTTCCTCGTGCAAATTGATGGGTTCAATG TTCCTAGCTTCGTATCTGAAGGCAGCAACATTTTCAAGACCAGGATTGAAGGTGCAAACATCGCTGATACAGGGCTTACAG ATAAGGATGACTTAATTGTCATTCATTCAGATGAATCTCTAGATCTCTCTCGATCAGATTATCTTGATAATGAACTTTCCAGCTTG GCAAACTGGTTGGAGGGATCTTATCAGAAGTCTACCGGCAAACTAGTCATTCCCTTGGAGAATGGAAACAGTCTTACTTTGCAACTTGATAAG GAAGCAGACAAGGAATTCATGTCCAGCTTGGCTTCCCTTCTTAAGACTATTGAAAGGGCGATCCAGGTTCATGAAGATTTCTCAGGTGTCGTGAACCCTGCAGAGTTATTAGAATGTCACTTCACAGGGTTGAAG GCTCTGGAGAATGAATATGGTTCTGGTGAAATTGTTAAGCAGGGAACAGAAATAGTTCAGAGAGCTGTCACCAAATCATTCCAGTCCCTACATGAAGCATACAAAG GGAAAATTGTTGGGCTGGTAATATCCACAAATGAGGCTCCATCATCCTTAGGATCCATAATTGACGCACCATCTTCACTGCACATTTCAAGACGGCTAGAAGAAGCAAGCAAGACTACAGACATAGCCTCTGTCGTACTTGTTCGAAAGAGCTTGGCATGGATTACAGGGATCATCCTGCTTGTTTCAACTCTCATAGGG GTTTGCTTGCTTATGAACATGCCACTTACCAGGGACACCCTCCTGTACTCGAATGTCAAGATCGATTAG